Proteins encoded within one genomic window of Paraglaciecola psychrophila 170:
- a CDS encoding transporter substrate-binding domain-containing protein, translating to MSPVEKTIYTTLCFLLIMLQPITTCHAAEDVIKYVNSSSDRDQQKTYYVALLQLALKKAKHKFGPASLQAFGTSMVYRRKLMSLNSGKLDVMWAMTSKQREQDLLPILIPLFKGLIGYRVMVIQDTKQQELTHTLTTQQIKNMVAIQGIDWADTDILRTNGFKVETSDWYKSLYKSVSEGYYDYFPRSILEPWAEMQKYRFKNLVVENKHLLYYPAAMYFFVQKDNKALAQRLVFGLNQAIDDGSFDKLLYNYPAHQEALSKGKLSTRVIHKLSNPFLPKTAPLTDNRLWHQLQ from the coding sequence GTGAGCCCTGTTGAAAAGACAATTTATACAACGCTGTGTTTTTTATTGATTATGTTACAGCCTATTACAACTTGTCATGCCGCTGAAGACGTCATCAAATATGTCAATTCAAGCTCCGATCGTGACCAACAAAAAACCTATTATGTTGCTTTGCTACAATTAGCCTTAAAAAAAGCAAAGCATAAATTTGGCCCCGCCTCTTTACAAGCTTTTGGAACCTCTATGGTATACCGACGCAAACTGATGAGTCTCAATAGTGGCAAGCTTGATGTGATGTGGGCCATGACTTCAAAGCAACGGGAGCAAGACTTGTTACCCATTTTGATCCCTCTTTTCAAGGGACTTATCGGTTATCGAGTAATGGTGATCCAAGATACCAAGCAGCAGGAATTAACACATACACTAACTACACAGCAGATTAAGAATATGGTTGCAATACAAGGAATAGATTGGGCGGATACAGATATTCTTCGGACAAATGGTTTCAAAGTAGAAACATCAGATTGGTACAAAAGTTTGTACAAAAGTGTGAGTGAGGGATATTACGATTATTTTCCTCGGTCTATTTTAGAGCCTTGGGCAGAAATGCAAAAATATCGATTTAAAAATTTAGTGGTTGAAAATAAACATCTACTTTATTACCCGGCTGCCATGTATTTCTTCGTACAAAAAGATAATAAAGCCTTAGCGCAGAGATTGGTGTTTGGTTTAAACCAAGCTATTGACGATGGCAGTTTTGACAAACTTCTTTATAACTATCCGGCACATCAAGAGGCACTCTCTAAAGGAAAATTAAGTACTAGGGTTATTCATAAACTATCGAACCCTTTTCTACCTAAAACAGCTCCATTAACTGATAATCGTTTGTGGCATCAACTGCAATAA